The segment TAGGCGGCGAGCTGCTTGCCGCCCTCGCCCTGGTCGGTGACGATGACGCCCCGGGTGCGGGCGGGGCGGGCGGTGACGTCCTGGACCCTGGTCCAGGCGCCGGCGAGGCCGACGGTGTCGGCGTCGATGCCCAGGTCGTCGAGGTCCAGGGACTGCACGGGCTTCTTCTTGGCGGCCATGATGCCCTTGAAGGAGGGGTAGCGGGCCTCGCCGGACTGGTCGGTGACCGAGACGACGGCGGGCAGCGGGGCCTGGAGGGTCTCGGAGGCCGCGTCGCCGTCGCGCCGGCCCTTGACCTGGCCGTCCTCGACGGTGACCTCGGAGAGCAGGGTGGCCTGCGGGACGCCCAGGCGCTCGGCCAGCAGCGCGGGCAGCACGCCCATCACGCCGTCGGTGGAGGCCATGCCGCACACGACCAGGTCGTAGCCGGTCCTCTCCAGCGCGGCGGCCAGGATCGCGGAGGTGCCGAGCGCGTCGGTGCCGTGGATGTCGTCGTCGTTGACGTGCACGGCCTTGTCCGCGCCCATCGACAGCGCCTTGCGCAGCGCGTCCTTGGCGTCGTCCGGGCCCACCGTCAGGACGGTCACCTCGGCGCCCTCGTGGGCCGCGGCGATCCGCAGCGCCTGCTCGACGCCGTACTCGTCCAGCTCCGACAGGAGGCCGTCCACGCCCTCCCGGTCGGTGGTGGCATCGTCCGCGAAGCGACGGTCACCGGTCGCGTCGGGCACGTACTTCACACAGACAACGATCCTCAAGCTCACGGCCTGCTCTCCTGTTACTGGTCCGATCCGGCGGCTGCGGCACCTGCTCCGCGCGCGCCGGGCACTGCCCGACCCACCCGCGGGGCCCGCGGCCCGAGCGGCGTGCGCGGGTGCCCCTCCGGAGCTCCCGGCAGCATACTCACGAGTAGCCCAGCCGTCACTACTCGCCAGTAGCTTACGCTGCCGCAGGTCCCGGGCGGACACCCTCCCGCCACCTGTGGCCCATCCTGCCCCAGCCCACAGCCCGCTGTCCGCCCGGCACCGCACTCGGCCCCCCGATCAGCATGTGAGATCGGACGCCCCCGCACCCGCCGGACGACCCCCGGCGGGTGCCGACGGCCGGGCCCGGCCACCCGCTAGACCGCCTCGCCCAGCGCCGCGATGACGTCCGCCTTCCGCGGCTGCCCGGCGGCCCGCCGCACCACCCGGCCGGACGCGTCCAGCACCAGCACGGTCGGCGTCCGCAGGATCTCCAGCCGCCGCACCAGCTCCAGCTGCGACTCGGCGTCCACCTCCACGTGCGCGACGCCCTCGACCATCCCGGCCACCTCGGCCAGCGTCCGCCGGGTCGCCCGGCACGGCTGGCAGAACGAGGTCGAGAACTGCACCAGCGTCGCCCGCTCGCCCAACGGCTCGCCCAGCTCCGCGCCGGTCAGCCGCACCGCGCCGTCCGCACCGTCCTCGCCCCGCACCCGCAGCCTCCCGTCCCGCGCCTTGCGCACCGATCCGAACGCGCCGGCCGCCGCCAGCACCACCAGGCACACGATCAGTCCGGTCATCCACCCAGTGTGACAAACCCACCCCTGGGCCCGGAAGGCGCGCCCCGATAACATGACCGCGTGACCGCCCGCCGCACCCCGTCGTCGAACCCCCGGCTGACCAGCCGCCGGGTGATCGACCTGTGCCGGGCCTGCACCACCCGCTGTCGCTGACCGCCCGTCCCCCGACGCCCCGTCAGCCGACCGCCCACTCCCCCTCCGGAGCGCCTCCGTGCCCCCCGTCCCGCCCGCGCGGCCCGCAGAGTCCGCAGCGCCCGTACCGTCCGCGCAGATCGACCCCCGCGGCCCCCGCTTCGCCGCCGTCCTCACCTCCCTCGTGCTCGCCGCCGCCCTGATCACCGGCAGCGGCCTGCTGCTCGCGCTGCAGACCCTGGTCTTCGCCGTCGGCGCGCTGGCCGGCCTCCGCTACGCGCCGTACGGCTGGCTCTACCGCGTCCTGGTCCGGCCGCGCCTCGGCCCGCCCGCCGAACTGGAAGACGCCCGCCCGCCGCGCTTCGCCCAGTCCGTCGGCCTCGGCTTCACCCTCGTCGCCACCCTCGGCGCGCTGGCCGGCCTCCCCTGGCTCACCCTCACCGCGGCCGGCCTCGCCCTGGCCGCCGCCTTCCTCAACGCCGCCTTCGACTACTGCCTCGGCTGCGAGTTCTACCTGCTCCTCAAGCGCGTCTGAGCCGCCCGTCACCGGGCCCCGCCAGGGGCCCCGCGTGACAGACCGTGCCCGTTCGGGGGATCATCGGGGGGAAACACCCGTGGCCGCCGCGGCGTGCCGCGACCTCTCGGCCCAGCCCGCCCGCCCCGGGTTCCACCGGACCGGGCGCATGGCCCGTGGGAAGTAGGGCTGACCGTGGCTGAGTTCGTGTACCCGCCGGTGATCCGCACCGCGCTGGCCGCCTTCAAGGCGCTGGACCTGCGGATCTCCATCGTCGGCGCCGAGCACGTGCCCGCCACCGGCGGCGCCGTCCTGGTCAGCAACCACATCAGCTACCTCGACTTCATCTTCGCGGGCTTCGGCGCGTACCGGGTCGCCCGCCGCAAGACCCGCTTCATGGCCAAGGACGACGTGTTCCGGCACAAGGTCTCCGGCCCGCTGATGCGCGGCATGAAGCACATCCCGGTGGACCGCACCGACGGCCAGCCCGCGTACGAGGCGGCGGTGCAGGCACTGCGCGAGGGCGAGGTGGTCGGGGTGTTCCCGGAGGCCACCATCAGCCGCTCGTTCATGCTGAAGAAGTTCAAGACCGGCGCGGCCCGGATGGCCGCCGACTCCGGCACCCCGCTGCTCCCGGTGGTGCTGTGGGGCACCCAGCAACTGTGGACCAAGGGCCGCCCGAAGACCCTGACCAAGCGTCACGTCCCGGTGACCATCATGATCGGCGAGCCGATCCACCTGGCCCCGACCGACAAGCCCGTGATGGTGACCCGCCGCCTGCGCGCCGCCATGGCCGAGATGCTCGACCGTGCCCAGCGCGACTACCCCGCGAAGCCGGCCGGCCCGGACGACTCCTGGTGGCTGCCCGCCTCCCTCGGCGGCACCGCCCCCACCCCGGAACAGGCCGAAGCCGAGGACGAGGCGGAGGCCGAGCGCCGCGCCACCCGCTGACGCCCGGTCCGCGCCCCCGTCCGAGCACTTCTCTCATCCCGTCCCAAGTCGACGCTCATCTGCCGTTCCTACGCTGCGCGGGACGGTAAAGAGACCGAAAAGGGACGGGAAACCCATGGCAGCGGAGCGCGCACAGCGGCCCACCGAGGACGACGGGCACGACGGGCACGACGGGCACGACCACGACGAGGGCCGGCGGGTCAGCCGCCGGCGCGCACTGGCGGGCATCAGCAGCATCGGCCTCGGTGCGCTGCTGGCCGCCTGCTCCGGCTCCGGCGAGGGCGGCACCCCGGCCAGGACCACCACCGGGGCCGACGCCTCGATCTCCCCGCAGGCGTCCACCACCGAGGACCTGACCGGCCTGTTCGCGGACGCCAACACCTGCACGCTGACCGCCCAGACCACCCAGGGCCCGTACTACTTCGACGCCGACAAGATCCGCAGCGACATCCGCGAGGACCGCGAGGGCGTCAGGCTGCGCCTGGCGATCCGGGTACAGGACAGCGAGACCTGCCAGGCCGTCCCGAGCGCGGTGGTGGAGATCTGGCACTGCGACGCCGGCGGCAGGTACTCGGGCGCCGAGCAGCTCTCCACCGGCGGCGCCGGCGGCACGGGCGGTGGTCTCGGCGACGGCCCCGGCGGTGGCGGCACCCCGCCCTCCGGCGCCCCGACCGGGCCCCCGCCCTCCGGCGGCCCGGACATCGGCGGTGGCGGTGGCGGTGGCGGTGGCGGTGCGAACGACGGCATGGCCGGCCTGACCCCGCAGGACGACAAGCGCTACCTGCGCGGCGCCCAGGTCACCAACCAGGACGGCATCGTCGAGTTCACCACCATCTGGCCGGGCTGGTACGCGGGCCGCACCGTGCACGTCCACGCGATGGTGCACATCAACAACGAACGCACCCTGACCACCCAGCTGATGATGGACGAGTCGCTGAACACCACGGTGTTCGGCAAGGCGCCGTACAGCTCGCACAGCGGCCGCGACACCTTCAACGACGGCGACAACATCTACCGGGAGTCCATGCTGCTGAAGATCACCGAGGACGGCGACGGCTACCTCGGCGTGATCACCCTCGCCGCCGACCCCGACAAGAACGGCAAGTAGCCCACCGCTCCTGCCCGCCCGCCCCCGGCCGCCCCCCGGCGCGGGGGGGCGGCCGGGTCTCCGCGCCCCTCGGGCCCGGCAGCCCGCTACCCGGCGAGCCACCCCGCCGCGTCCAGCCGGAACCCGGACGGCCCGACCAACTCGGCGATGCCGTCCTCCAGTTCGCGCAGCCGCTGCTCGCCGAGCGCGGCCGCCCAGCGGGCCCGGATCCGGTCGAACCCGGCCGCCGACCTGGCCAGCACGTCCAGCCCGCCGGGAGTCAGCCGGACGACCTTCCGCCGCGCGTCCTGCGGATCGTCCGCCCGCTCCGCGTAGCCGAGCGCCTCCAGCCGGTCGACGGTCTTCCCGGCGGCCTGCTTCGACACCCCCAGCCGGCGGCCGAGTTCGCTGGCGGTGGCCCCGCCGACCCCGATCGCCTGGAGCGCGAAGCCGTGCGCGGGCCGCGCGTCCGGGTGCCCCTCGCGGGCCAGCTCGGCGTGCAACTCGTCGATGATCGTGCGGAATCCGGCGAACAGCAGCAGCGGCAGCTCGAAGCCGTCGCGAGCCGGACGGACCGGAAGGACCGGAAGATCCGGTTCCTCGTTGCGCAGATCGACAACCTGGTTTACGTTTTGGTCAACCACGTTGTCCATTCTAGGACGCGCTGCCGCGACCCGTCCTCCCGGCCACCCCGTGCCGCACCACGCGTGACGCCCGAGAAAGGCACCACCATGCCCACGCCCGCCCCCACCACCCCGACCACCGGCGCCCACTTCCCCGACCTCACCCCCGAGACCGCCCCGCCGGCCGCCCGACGCCAACTCGAACAAGTCACCCGCCACCTCGGCCACCTGCCCTCCGCCGCCGCCCGGCTCGCCCACGCCCCCCAACTCCTCGACGGCTTCCTCAAGTTGACCGCCCTCTTCGACTCCACCGAACTCGACCCGGTGGTCCGCGAGACCGTCATCCTCACCCTGGCCACCCGCAACGGCTGCCACGTCTGCGTCGCCATGCACACCGCCACCCTCACCCGACTGGCCGCCGCCCCCGAACTGATCACCGCCCTCCGCACCCAACAGCCCCTGCCCGAGGCCCGGTTGGAAGCCGTCCGGAGCTTCGTCCACTCCGTCCTCGACCACACCGGCGCCGTCCCCGAACCCGAACTCACCGCCTTCCTCAGTCACGGCTTCACCCCGCGCAACGCCCTCGAAATCGTCCTCGGCATCGGCGCCTACACCCTCTCCACCTTCGCCAACCGCCTCACCGACGCCCCGCTCGACCCCCCACTCGCCCCCTACGCCTGACCCCTCGCACCCCTTGCCGGTACGCTCCCCCGGTGACCGACCGCGGCCCCACCCTCCCCGCGCTGCGCCACCAACTGGTGACCGCGGTCCTCACCCTGGCCGCCCCCGGCCTCCAGGACGACGCCTTCGACCCCGCCGCCCTGTTCAGCACCCTCTTCACCGAAGCCTGCGACGCCGACGCCCCCCTCCCCTGGCTCGGCCACACCCTCCGCACCGGCGAAGAAGCCGCCCTCACCGCCGACCTAGGCACCGCCCTGCACACCCTGGCCGGCACCCTCCCACCCGACGCCACCCCCGCCGACCACCTCACCTCCCCGGCCTGGCCCGCCGTCACCACCACCGCCGCCCGCCTGGCCCGCGTCCTGGTCGCCAACGACCACCACGCACGCGCCCGCTGAGCACCCTCGGGAAAATCAGCCCCCTCCCCAAAACGCGAGAAAGCCCCCCGACATCCCGTCGGGGGGCTTTCTCTCAATGATTGTTCGGCGGCGTCCTACTCTCCCACAGGGTCCCCCCTGCAGTACCATCGGCGCTGTGAGGCTTAGCTTCCGGGTTCGGAATGTAACCGGGCGTTTCCCTCACGCTATGACCACCGAAACACTATGAAACTGTCCGCCACCCACCCGTGTCGGCGGGGGTCGTTGTTTCAGAACAACACAGTGGACGCGAGCAACTGAGGACAAGCCCTCGGCCTATTAGTACCGGTCAACTCCACCCCTCACAGGGCTTCCATATCCGGCCTATCAACCCAGTCGTCTACTGGGAGCCTTACCCTCTCAAGGAGGTGGGAGTGCTCATCTCGAAGCAGGCTTCCCGCTTAGATGCTTTCAGCGGTTATCCCTCCCGAACGTAGCCAACCAGCCATGCCCTTGGCAGGACAACTGGCACACCAGAGGTTCGTCCGTCCCGGTCCTCTCGTACTAGGGACAGCCCTTCTCAACACTCCTACGCGCACAGCGGATAGGGACCGAACTGTCTCACGACGTTCTAAACCCAGCTCGCGTACCGCTTTAATGGGCGAACAGCCCAACCCTTGGGACCTACTCCAGCCCCAGGATGCGACGAGCCGACATCGAGGTGCCAAACCATCCCGTCGATATGGACTCTTGGGGAAGATCAGCCTGTTATCCCCGGGGTACCTTTTATCCGTTGAGCGACGGCGCTTCCACAAGCCACCGCCGGATCACTAGTCCCTACTTTCGTACCTGCTCGACCCGTCAGTCTCACAGTCAAGCTCCCTTGTGCACTTACACTCAACACCTGATTGCCAACCAGGCTGAGGGAACCTTTGGGCGCCTCCGTTACCCTTTAGGAGGCAACCGCCCCAGTTAAACTACCCACCAGACACTGTCCCTGATCCGGATCACGGACCCAGGTTAGACATCCAGCACGACCAGAGTGGTATTTCAACGATGGCTCCACCATGACTGGCGTCACGGCTTCAAAGCCTCCCACCTATCCTACACAAGCCGAACCGAACACCAATATCAAGCTATAGTAAAGGTCCCGGGGTCTTTCCGTCCTGCTGCGCGAAACGAGCATCTTTACTCGTAATGCAATTTCACCGGGCCTGTGGTTGAGACAGTCGAGAAGTCGTTACGCCATTCGTGCAGGTCGGAACTTACCCGACAAGGAATTTCGCTACCTTAGGATGGTTATAGTTACCACCGCCGTTTACTGGCGCTTAAGTTCTCAGCTTCGCCACGACGAATCGTGACTAACCGGTCCCCTTAACGTTCCAGCACCGGGCAGGCGTCAGTCCGTATACATCGCCTTACGGCTTCGCACGGACCTGTGTTTTTAGTAAACAGTCGCTTCTCGCTGGTCTCTGCGGCCACCACCAGCTCAGGGAGCTAAGTCCCGTCACCAGCAATGGCCCCCCTTCTCCCGAAGTTACGGGGGCATTTTGCCGAGTTCCTTAACCACAGTTCACCCGAACGCCTCGGTATTCTCTACCTGACCACCTGAGTCGGTTTGGGGTACGGGCCGCCATGAAACTCGCTAGAGGCTTTTCTCGACAGCATAGGATCATCCACTTCACCACAATCGGCTCGGCATCAGGTCTCAGACTACGTGTTGCGCGGATTTGCCTACGCAACGTCCTACACCCTTACCCCGGGACTACCACCGCCCGGGCTGGACTACCTTCCTGCGTCACCCCATCGCTCACCTACTACAGGCTTGGACCGGCGGCTCCACCACGTCCCATCGTCCGAAGACTCCGGGCCGGCTTCACGGCCTTAGCATCACCTGGTTCGACGTTGGCGCTTCAAAGCGGGTACGGGAATATCAACCCGTTGTCCATCGACTACGCCTGTCGGCCTCGCCTTAGGTCCCGACTTACCCTGGGCAGATCAGCTTGACCCAGGAACCCTTGGTCAATCGGCGCAAGAGTTTCCCACTCTTGTATCGCTACTCATGCCTGCATTCTCACTCGTGAACCGTCCACAACTCGATTCCTCGGCTGCTTCACCCGGCACACGACGCTCCCCTACCCATCACAGCCTCCGTTGGGAGTATTGCTGCAATGACACGACTTCGGTGGTGTGCTTGAGCCCCGCTACATTGTCGGCGCGGAATCACTTGACCAGTGAGCTATTACGCACTCTTTCAAGGGTGGCTGCTTCTAAGCCAACCTCCTGGTTGTCTCTGCGACTCCACATCCTTTCCCACTTAGCACACGCTTAGGGACCTTAGTCGGTGTTCTGGGCTGTTTCCCTCTCGACCATGGAGCTTATCCCCCACAGTCTCACTGCCGCGCTCTCACTTACCGGCATTCGGAGTTTGGCTAAGGTCAGTAACCCGGTGAGGCCCATCGCCTATCCAGTGCTCTACCTCCGGCAAGAAACACGCGACGCTGCACCTAAATGCATTTCGGGGAGAACCAGCTATCACGGAGTTTGATTGGCCTTTCACCCCTAACCACAGGTCATCCCCCAGGTTTTCAACCCTGGTGGGTTCGGTCCTCCACACGGTCTTACCCGCGCTTCAACCTGCCCATGGCTAGATCACTCCGCTTCGGGTCTTGGGCATGCAACTCGAACGCCCTATTCGGACTCGCTTTCGCTACGGCTACCCCACACGGGTTAACCTCGCTACACACCGCAAACTCGCAGGCTCATTCTTCAAAAGGCACGCAGTCACAGCCCGAAGGCTGCCCCCACGGCTTGTAGGCACACGGTTTCAGGTACTATTTCACTCCGCTCCCGCGGTACTTTTCACCATTCCCTCACGGTACTATCCGCTATCGGTCACCAGGGAATATTTAGGCTTAGCGGGTGGTCCCGCCAGATTCACACGGGATTTCTCGGGCCCCGTGCTACTTGGGAGAAGCTCAAGCGAGCCGTACGGATTTCGTCTACGGGGGTCTTACCCTCTACGCCGGACCTTTCGCATGTCCTTCGACTACCCATACGGTTTCTGACTCGCCCAGCCGCCGGCAGACGACTGAAGAACTTTCCCACAACCCCTTGAGCGCAACCCCTGCCGGGTCTCACACGCTCAAGGTTTGGCCTCATCCGGTTTCGCTCGCCACTACTCCCGGAATCACGGTTGTTTTCTCTTCCTGCGGGTACTGAGATGTTTCACTTCCCCGCGTTCCCTCCACATACCCTATGTGTTCAGGTATGGGTGACAGCCCATGACGACTGCCGGGTTTCCCCATTCGGACACCCCCGGATCAAAGCTCGGTTGACAGCTCCCCGGGGCCTATCGCGGCCTCCCACGTCCTTCATCGGTTCCTGGTGCCAAGGCATCCACCGTGCGCCCTTAAAAACTTGGCCACAGATGCTCGCGTCCACTGTGCAGTTCTCAAACAACGACCAGACACCCAAACCCGACACCCCCAAGACAGGGACGCCCGGCATGAGGCCGGCAACCTGAAGACAACGACCACTGGCCGTTCCCTCAGGACCCAACAACGTGCCCGACACACCCGCCTCCGGAACACCGCTTTCCACGCCCCGGAAGGGCAGTACTCGCGATCTCCATCACCGTGTGTGCCGAATAGTCAACGTTCCACCCATGAGCTAGCACTCCGGGACATTCGCCCGAAGCTGCCGTGTGCTCCTTAGAAAGGAGGTGATCCAGCCGCACCTTCCGGTACGGCTACCTTGTTACGACTTCGTCCCAATCGCTGGTCCCACCTTCGACGGCTCCTCCCCTTACGGGTTAGGCCACCGGCTTCGGGTGTTACCGACTTTCGTGACGTGACGGGCGGTGTGTACAAGGCCCGGGAACGTATTCACCGCAGCATGCTGATCTGCGATTACTAGCAACTCCAACTTCATGGGGTCGAGTTGCAGACCCCAATCCGAACTGAGACCGGCTTTTTGGGATTCGCTCCGCCTCGCGGCATCGCAGCCCTTTGTACCGGCCATTGTAGCACGTGTGCAGCCCAAGACATAAGGGGCATGATGATTTGACGTCGTCCCCACCTTCCTCCGAGTTGACCCCGGCAGTCTCCTGTGAGTCCCCATCACCCCGAAAGGCATGCTGGCAACACAGAACAAGGGTTGCGCTCGTTGCGGGACTTAACCCAACATCTCACGACACGAGCTGACGACAACCATGCACCACCTGTACACCGACCACAAGGGGGCTGATATCTCTACCAGTTTCCGGTGTATGTCAAGCCTTGGTAAGGTTCTTCGCGTTGCGTCGAATTAAGCCACATGCTCCGCTGCTTGTGCGGGCCCCCGTCAATTCCTTTGAGTTTTAGCCTTGCGGCCGTACTCCCCAGGCGGGGAACTTAATGCGTTAGCTGCGGCACCGACGACGTGGAATGTCGCCAACACCTAGTTCCCAACGTTTACGGCGTGGACTACCAGGGTATCTAATCCTGTTCGCTCCCCACGCTTTCGCTCCTCAGCGTCAGTAATGGCCCAGAGATCCGCCTTCGCCACCGGTGTTCCTCCTGATATCTGCGCATTTCACCGCTACACCAGGAATTCCGATCTCCCCTACCACACTCTAGCCTGCCCGTATCGAATGCAGACCCGGGGTTAAGCCCCGGGCTTTCACATCCGACGCGACAGGCCGCCTACGAGCTCTTTACGCCCAATAATTCCGGACAACGCTCGCACCCTACGTATTACCGCGGCTGCTGGCACGTAGTTAGCCGGTGCTTCTTCTGCAGGTACCGTCACTTGCGCTTCTTCCCTGCTGAAAGAGGTTTACAACCCGAAGGCCGTCATCCCTCACGCGGCGTCGCTGCATCAGGCTTTCGCCCATTGTGCAATATTCCCCACTGCTGCCTCCCGTAGGAGTCTGGGCCGTGTCTCAGTCCCAGTGTGGCCGGTCGCCCTCTCAGGCCGGCTACCCGTCGTCGCCTTGGTGGGCCGTTACCCCACCAACAAGCTGATAGGCCGCGGGATCATCCTGAACCGCCGGAGCTTTCCACCACCCCCCATGCGGGAAGCGGTCGTATCCGGTATTAGACCTCGTTTCCAAGGCTTGTCCCAGAGTTCAGGGCAGATTCCCCACGTGTTACTCACCCGTTCGCCACTGATCCACCCCGAAGGGCTTCACCGTTCGACTTGCATGTGTTAAGCACGCCGCCAGCGTTCGTCCTGAGCCAGGATCAAACTCTCCGTGAATGCTTCTCACAAAGAGCGGCACGGCGACCAACCGGAATAAGGCGGCCCCGCGCACTGCGTCCTCGCTAGTGTTACTTCATAAAGGAATCTCCAACCAACCGAACGAGTCGGCCGGCCGGG is part of the Kitasatospora setae KM-6054 genome and harbors:
- a CDS encoding carboxymuconolactone decarboxylase family protein, whose amino-acid sequence is MPTPAPTTPTTGAHFPDLTPETAPPAARRQLEQVTRHLGHLPSAAARLAHAPQLLDGFLKLTALFDSTELDPVVRETVILTLATRNGCHVCVAMHTATLTRLAAAPELITALRTQQPLPEARLEAVRSFVHSVLDHTGAVPEPELTAFLSHGFTPRNALEIVLGIGAYTLSTFANRLTDAPLDPPLAPYA
- a CDS encoding TlpA family protein disulfide reductase codes for the protein MTGLIVCLVVLAAAGAFGSVRKARDGRLRVRGEDGADGAVRLTGAELGEPLGERATLVQFSTSFCQPCRATRRTLAEVAGMVEGVAHVEVDAESQLELVRRLEILRTPTVLVLDASGRVVRRAAGQPRKADVIAALGEAV
- a CDS encoding lysophospholipid acyltransferase family protein, with the protein product MAEFVYPPVIRTALAAFKALDLRISIVGAEHVPATGGAVLVSNHISYLDFIFAGFGAYRVARRKTRFMAKDDVFRHKVSGPLMRGMKHIPVDRTDGQPAYEAAVQALREGEVVGVFPEATISRSFMLKKFKTGAARMAADSGTPLLPVVLWGTQQLWTKGRPKTLTKRHVPVTIMIGEPIHLAPTDKPVMVTRRLRAAMAEMLDRAQRDYPAKPAGPDDSWWLPASLGGTAPTPEQAEAEDEAEAERRATR
- a CDS encoding peptidase associated/transthyretin-like domain-containing protein, translating into MAAERAQRPTEDDGHDGHDGHDHDEGRRVSRRRALAGISSIGLGALLAACSGSGEGGTPARTTTGADASISPQASTTEDLTGLFADANTCTLTAQTTQGPYYFDADKIRSDIREDREGVRLRLAIRVQDSETCQAVPSAVVEIWHCDAGGRYSGAEQLSTGGAGGTGGGLGDGPGGGGTPPSGAPTGPPPSGGPDIGGGGGGGGGGANDGMAGLTPQDDKRYLRGAQVTNQDGIVEFTTIWPGWYAGRTVHVHAMVHINNERTLTTQLMMDESLNTTVFGKAPYSSHSGRDTFNDGDNIYRESMLLKITEDGDGYLGVITLAADPDKNGK
- a CDS encoding electron transfer flavoprotein subunit beta/FixA family protein; this translates as MSLRIVVCVKYVPDATGDRRFADDATTDREGVDGLLSELDEYGVEQALRIAAAHEGAEVTVLTVGPDDAKDALRKALSMGADKAVHVNDDDIHGTDALGTSAILAAALERTGYDLVVCGMASTDGVMGVLPALLAERLGVPQATLLSEVTVEDGQVKGRRDGDAASETLQAPLPAVVSVTDQSGEARYPSFKGIMAAKKKPVQSLDLDDLGIDADTVGLAGAWTRVQDVTARPARTRGVIVTDQGEGGKQLAAYLTEQKFI
- a CDS encoding MarR family winged helix-turn-helix transcriptional regulator; the protein is MDNVVDQNVNQVVDLRNEEPDLPVLPVRPARDGFELPLLLFAGFRTIIDELHAELAREGHPDARPAHGFALQAIGVGGATASELGRRLGVSKQAAGKTVDRLEALGYAERADDPQDARRKVVRLTPGGLDVLARSAAGFDRIRARWAAALGEQRLRELEDGIAELVGPSGFRLDAAGWLAG
- a CDS encoding DUF4395 domain-containing protein, whose product is MPPVPPARPAESAAPVPSAQIDPRGPRFAAVLTSLVLAAALITGSGLLLALQTLVFAVGALAGLRYAPYGWLYRVLVRPRLGPPAELEDARPPRFAQSVGLGFTLVATLGALAGLPWLTLTAAGLALAAAFLNAAFDYCLGCEFYLLLKRV
- a CDS encoding SCO4402 family protein, with amino-acid sequence MTDRGPTLPALRHQLVTAVLTLAAPGLQDDAFDPAALFSTLFTEACDADAPLPWLGHTLRTGEEAALTADLGTALHTLAGTLPPDATPADHLTSPAWPAVTTTAARLARVLVANDHHARAR